In Primulina eburnea isolate SZY01 chromosome 14, ASM2296580v1, whole genome shotgun sequence, the following proteins share a genomic window:
- the LOC140812467 gene encoding uncharacterized protein, which translates to MDELVARFHSMHPPRLSGSEGAEKAELWISEIEELFDLIEYPPECRLRLDVHQLKDRAKMWWSTTLMTLDAQRIIPSCDIFKLKFKESYCPPSFYSSKAFEFHNMKEGDMSVAEYADSFYAMVRYAPHVAASQVAVVEIFIEGLNNHLHPFVSTGKPLNYLEAVEITKRAEASLKRSGNRVPTQHHQSGRQQFSSSGSPSLRPRGKQFKKPGSSSSSSGNRGGYRYSGPYCDHCRGKHSSNQCIGVQGVCNNCVRPGYFTRVCPSKTGKSAKAGSGAQSNRISAASQSSHQPSRPSHQSKGQGGQQNQSSVHVFALTEDEAQAAPGTVITGNCTLCGFIARVLFDTGASHSFVSHAFIVLHDLRTTSVNSNLSVATPMGKMIITDNVVFNAVLFHDENVLYLNLIVLPMHDFDCIIGMDVLTANRATVDCYRGIVRFRPSFAPKWNFYGRGSQAKIPLVSAIEMNRLLDSAHEGFLVYAVDLSQNERQISDIPVACEFPNVFPEEIPGFPPEREVEFIFRKYLDHFVIVFIDDILVYSKSEEEHAKHLRIVLRILQKKQLYAKLSKCEFWLDRVVFLGHVISQHGISVDPSKVEAVLNWARPTNVPEIRSFMGLAGYYRRFIENFSKIARPITQLTQKNQRFIWSDECESSFVELKKRLNSAPVLTISSGSGAFVVCTDASNRGLGCVLMQHGRVVAYGSRQLKPHESKYPVHDLELAAIIFALKIWRHYLFGEQFYHSGKVNVIAYALSRKVVDVNLSSIHVSKLRENICTSGLDFQIQGNAVCVSQISVEPELIQIVKPAQKTDDRVLKSYELVSQGHQSGFSIHSDDSLRLNGKLVVPDIPELRTAILKEAHCTRYSIHPEASVLVEEYEKGCG; encoded by the exons ATGGATGAGTTAGTTGCGCGTTTCCATTCTATGCATCCTCCTCGATTAAGTGGTTCGGAGGGAGCTGAGAAAGCTGAATTATGGATTTCTGAGATTGAGgaattgtttgatttgattgagtatcCTCCAGAGTGTCGATTGAGATTAGATGTGCATCAATTGAAAGATCGTGCCAAAATGTGGTGGTCTACTACATTGATGACCTTAGATGCTCAGAGGATCATTCCATCATGTGATATATTCAAGCTGAAGTTTAAGGAGAGTTATTGTCCTCCATCATTCTACAGTTCTAAGGCTTTTGAGTTTCATAACATGAAAGAAGGCGATATGTCAGTTGCGGAGTATGCAGATTCTTTTTATGCTATGGTGAGATATGCTCCTCATGTTGCTGCAAGTCAGGTTGCGGTTGTTGAAATTTTTATTGAAGGATTGAACAATCATCTGCACCCTTTTGTTTCTACCGGTAAGCCACTGAATTATCTTGAAGCAGTGGAAATAACAAAAAGGGCTGAAGCTAGTCTTAAAAGGAGTGGGAATCGAGTTCCTACCCAACATCATCAGTCGGGGAGGCAACAATTCAGTTCATCTGGTTCTCCATCTCTTCGTCCACGTGGAAAACAATTTAAGAAGCCTGGTTCTAGTTCTTCGAGTTCAGGGAACCGTGGTGGATATCGTTATAGTGGACCTTATTGTGATCACTGTCGGGGCAAGCATTCCAGTAATCAGTGTATTGGAGTTCAAGGGGTTTGTAATAATTGTGTTCGGCCGGGTTATTTTACTAGAGTATGTCCTAGTAAGACGGGGAAATCAGCCAAGGCAGGTAGTGGAGCTCAAAGTAATAGAATTTCTGCAGCGTCCCAGTCTTCCCATCAGCCTAGTCGCCCTTCGCATCAGAGCAAAGGGCAAGGTGGTCAACAGAATCAGTCATCTGTTCATGTATTTGCCTTGACTGAGGATGAGGCTCAAGCAGCTCCAGGTACTGTCATTACTGGTAACTGTACTCTATGTGGTTTTATAGCACGAGTGTTATTTGATACTGGAGCATCTCATTCCTTTGTTTCTCATGCATTCATTGTTTTGCATGATCTTCGCACCACTAGTGTGAATTCCAATCTATCTGTTGCTACTCCGATGGGAAAAATGATTATCACTGATAATGTGGTGTTCAATGCGGTTTTGTTTCACGATGAAAATGTTCTATATCTGAATCTCATAGTTCTACCTATGCATGACTTTGATTGCATCATTGGTATGGATGTTTTGACTGCAAATCGTGCCACTGTTGACTGTTATCGAGGAATAGTTCGTTTCAGGCCTAGCTTTGCTCCTAAATGGAATTTCTATGGTCGTGGTTCTCAAGCCAAGATTCCTCTAGTTTCTGCCATTGAGATGAATAGATTGTTAGATTCTGCTCATGAAGGTTTTCTGGTTTATGCTGTGGATCTATCGCAAAATGAGCGACAGATTTCTGATATTCCTGTAGCCTGTGAGTTTCCTAATGTGtttccagaagagattcctggttttccaccAGAACGAGAAGTTGAGTTCA TATTTCGTAAATATCTCGATCATTTTGTGAttgtattcattgatgatattcttgtttattccaAGTCTGAGGAAGAGCATGCCAAACACTTGAGGATAGTTCTTCGAATTCTTCAAAAGAAGCAGTTGTACGCCAAACTatccaagtgtgagttttggttagatAGAGTTGTGTTTCTGGGCCATGTCATATCTCAACATGGTATTTCTgtcgatccaagtaaagtggaagccgttcTGAACTGGGCACGACCGACCAATGTGCCAGAGATTcgtagtttcatgggtttagctggttattaccggaGATTTATCGAAAATTTCTCAAAGATTGCTAGACCTATCACTCAACTGACTCAGAAAaatcagagattcatttggtcTGATGAATGTGAGTCAAGTTTTGtcgagttgaagaagagattgaatTCTGCACCAGTTCTTACCATTTCAAGTGGTTCTGGAGCATTTGTGGTTTGCACTGATGCATCTAATCGAGGTCTaggttgtgttctgatgcagcatggCAGAGTTGTGGCCTATggttctcgtcagttgaaaccGCATGAGTCTAAGTATCCTGTTCATGACTTGGAGTTAGCTGCTATCATTTTTGCTctcaagatttggagacattatttgtttggGGAGCAATTt TATCATTCGGGAAAAGTGaatgtcattgcctatgctttgagtcgtaaggttGTTGATGTTAATTTATCCTCGATTCATGTTTCTAAGTTACGAGAGAATATTTGCACTTCTGGGTTGGATTTTCAAATCCAAGGTAATGCTGTTTGTGTATCTCAGATTTCTGTTGAGCCAgagttgattcagattgtaaAGCCAGCTCAGAAAACTGATGATCGAGTTCTGAAATCTTATGAGTTAGTATCTCAAGGACACCAATCTGGTTTCTCAATTCACTCAGATGATTCTCTTCGGTTGAATGGTAAATTGGTTGTCCCAGATATTCCTGAATTGCGTACAGCCATCCTTAAAGAAGCTCATTGTACTCGATATAGTATCCACCCAGAAGCCTCAGTTTTGGTGGAAGAATATGAAAAAGGATGTGGCTGA